In Bacillus sp. (in: firmicutes), the genomic window CAAAAGGCTCATTTCCGACAAAGCATCTGCCACAACTTATTGCATGACCTAACCCCTTAGGCTCCTTTTGTCGTATGTAGTGAATATTAACCATGCCCGATATGCTTTTCACTAAAGACAAAAGCTCTTTCTTATTCTTCCTCTCTAATTCCATTTCCAACTCAATGGACTTATCAAAATGGTCCTCAATGGCCTTCTTGTTTCTCCCAGTAATTATGAGTATCTCCTCGATGCCAGATGCAACAGCTTCTTCTATTATGTACTGTATCGTAGGCTTATCCACTATAGGTAGCATTTCTTTCGGCTGTGCTTTTGTTGCTGGTAAAAACCTAGTGCCTAAGCCTGCGGCAGGTATTATGGCTTTGCGGACTTTCATCGAGTTACTCATCCCTCTCTAATTGCTTGAACTCTCTACCCAATGCCTTGTTAATCATCGTAACCATCTGGGTTCTTCTTCTGCCAGTTCCATGAGTCTCTACACATATCCTTAAGGCTCTTTTCTGCTTTCCATCCTAGCTCAGACCCTTGAGAGTCGAGTTTTATTAATATTGCTATTACCGCAAAAACTGGCCACAGCAAACTTAATGCCATTAAAGACAAGATAACATCCAGGAACCTTTTTTTGTTATTGGGTAGACTTTCACA contains:
- a CDS encoding NTP transferase domain-containing protein, translated to MKVRKAIIPAAGLGTRFLPATKAQPKEMLPIVDKPTIQYIIEEAVASGIEEILIITGRNKKAIEDHFDKSIELEMELERKNKKELLSLVKSISGMVNIHYIRQKEPKGLGHAISCGRCFVGNEPF
- a CDS encoding sugar transferase — protein: CESLPNNKKRFLDVILSLMALSLLWPVFAVIAILIKLDSQGSELGWKAEKSLKDMCRDSWNWQKKNPDGYDD